The Longimicrobium sp. genome has a window encoding:
- a CDS encoding outer membrane protein, producing the protein MVKLRTILAPALVLSAALATAAHAQSPLPITLEVRGGAGIPTGDFNDGISTGWNIGGSVRYDFTPIVAAYVGFDHFSFATDGEDNEGVDVGVDDNAFRGGVRANVPLVGMTGISPWVEGGIVVAKTGINASDGSTSLTINSDWGIGFEAGAGLSFAVAPRVSINPGVYYRQHKADFSDEDDTENPGSADVNYFALEIGISLRP; encoded by the coding sequence ATGGTGAAACTCCGGACGATTCTCGCTCCGGCGCTGGTGCTGAGCGCCGCGCTGGCGACGGCCGCGCACGCGCAGAGCCCGCTCCCGATCACGCTCGAGGTCCGCGGCGGCGCGGGCATCCCCACGGGCGACTTCAACGACGGCATCTCCACGGGCTGGAACATCGGCGGCAGCGTCCGCTACGACTTCACCCCCATCGTGGCCGCGTACGTCGGCTTCGACCACTTCTCGTTCGCCACCGACGGCGAGGACAACGAGGGCGTGGACGTGGGCGTGGACGACAACGCCTTCCGCGGCGGCGTGCGCGCCAACGTGCCGCTGGTGGGAATGACCGGCATCTCGCCGTGGGTGGAGGGCGGCATCGTGGTGGCCAAGACCGGCATCAACGCCAGCGACGGCAGCACGTCGCTCACCATCAACTCGGACTGGGGGATCGGGTTCGAGGCGGGCGCGGGGCTGTCGTTCGCGGTCGCGCCGCGCGTCTCCATCAACCCGGGCGTGTACTACCGCCAGCACAAGGCGGACTTCAGCGACGAGGACGACACCGAGAACCCCGGCAGCGCCGACGTGAACTACTTCGCGCTCGAGATCGGCATCTCGCTCCGCCCGTAA